acgtgatataatttaattttaaaaataaattttaaaatttaaattttatacattaaattattacataaaaatattatatagtataaagactttcaaatattattactcttCTCACAAATAGATAGAAATGATTAGTTAAGCCATAATTTATTAAAAGTATTTGGATATAAGAAatgctatttatcatctatatactatataccaATATATTTACCTATCAACttatgtgtttaaataaaaaaataaaaataataaatcacatattgatACGTAGTATAAGTAATAATAagcaaaatttttctttgaatatttgTATTAAAAGGTAAACTCATGAGATTTTCTCTTCTATTCATCTCAATCTATTaccattttgaaaaatttccaaactccatacaaaagttaaaaaccaagagaatattaaaaaaaaaaaatagaaagttgGATTTATATAGTGTCAAAATCCGTACTGGTTTAACATGATTTTATTTTGTGGTTTTTGTAAgtaagttaaattataaaaaaaaaaaaaaaaaaaaccctgaaAAAATAAGACAGAAGACAAAAATGTTTCACTTTTATCGCGGATCGTAACGCGGTAGGTTGTTTCAACGATCATGTTAGACGGTCTCGTGTCCAGCATTTTCGCTCGCGAAGAACTTGCTGTAAAATCTTCTTACCAATTGTAAAGGCAAGAAGCAGCAGCAATGGAAATTTTCTTACGTTGTTGGTAACTTGGTTGTCATTGGttttattagaatttaaaagAGTAGGTGGCGAGAAAAAAAAGTGGGAAAAAAAGAGAGCTGTCCTTGTCGGAAATCTGTCTCGTTTTGTGATTATGcacactttttatttattgccCATTTAAATTCCATACCCATGCGTAGAATCCATCGTCGGGTTCTTTTCTATATAGACCCCAGAAATTACCTTGCAAGAAATCACTGCAGGTCTGTgtgatttgattttgaaaaactGGGTTAAAGAAAAACAGAGCCATTTCGGAGCCTGAGACGTGCCGCTATGTATATTTCCCAGTGaatattcttttcattcttggaatcAAAACCGGAGGACGTGTTGAGCTGTTACCACATCTCTGTATATATCAATCGCTGTCTATGTTTCTCTCACAAACACAGACACACAAAAACAAACACAGCATACACATATATTCTGCTCCTCCTTCATGGCGTTTCGTTTGAGACTCCCCTTTTTTTTAGTAAGCTGTAATTGAATGCGAGCGAGCTGCTTTGGACTTATTCCGCTCGCAGGCTGCAGCGCAAGTTTGTAGCTCTCTGTCTCCCTCCCTCTGAAATAGCTTTCGTATGAGTTTTCTCCGAATGTCACCCTTGATCTGAAGCCGCCTCTCGCTCTGCCTTCTACTTTCTCTCATTCCAAGCGTCCGCATTTCCGTTCTTTCTCGTTTCACCTTGCCTCTTGTTTTTCTGACAATGAGATCAAGCTCGtagccttttttgttttttgttttttgcatatttgaataattttattattagccTGGCCTTGAAACCAAGGTGGGGGATCTTGTGCCCTGAAACTGTGAGATCGGGCTCCCAAAATGGCACCCTCGTTCGATTGGTGGGCGAAGCAAAGCCACCGGGGCACGCCGGTGGTTGTGAAGATGGAAAACCCCAACTGGTCCATGGTTGAGCTCGAGGGTCCATCCGAAGACGATTTTCTCATCACGACCGAGTCTTCCGGGTCGGGTCGCGTCCGGGACAAAGGCCACCGAGGAGGCAAGAATGCCAAGCAACTCACCTGGGTCCTCCTCCTCAAGGCCCACCGCGCCGCCGGTTGCCTGACCTCCATTGCCTCTGCAATGTTGAGTCTCGCAGCCTTGATTCGGCGCCGCGTGGCCTCGGGTCGGACTGACGATGAAGATGACGACAATGAAGACGAGAACGAGAACGATGGTGGCGGTGGTtgcagagagaaagagaatcCCACCGTGAAGACCAGGTTCTACTTCTGCATCAAAATGTTCCTCTGGCTCTCGGTACTTTTGCTAGGACTCGAGGTCGTTGCGTTCTACAAAGGTTGGCATCTCGGTACTCCGCATTTCGAATTCCAGTTGCAGAGTCTGTGGGCAACTCCACTGGGGGTTAAGGGTATGTTCGACTGGATTTATTCTCGTTGGGTTTTGGTTCGGGTGGAGTACCTCGCCCCTCCTCTGCAATTCCTCGCCAATGCGTGCATCGTGCTGTTCTTAATCCAGAGTGTGGATAGGCTAATCCTGTGTCTGGGATGTTTGTGGATCCGATTGAAGAAGATCAAACCGCTTCCCAAACAAGATGACCCCGGTAAGGATCTCGAATCGGGAGAGAATAATGGCTACTTCCCAATGGTCCTTGTTCAGATCCCCATGTGCAATGAAAAGGAggtaaatgaaattgaaattcccaCTTTTGGTTTTTCTTATTCTCGCTGTTCAGAAATACTTGAAACAATTATTTACGTCTAGctgttaaagtttttttttttggttcggGGGATGCTTTCAATCAGGTATATCAGCAATCGATTGCTGCAGTGTGTAATTTAGAGTGGCCGAAATCGAAGCTGCTGATACAAATTCTTGATGATTCTGATGACCCAACAACGCAATTGATGATCAAGGAGGAGGTTCGTAAATGGCAGCAAGAGGGTGCCCACATTGTGTACCGACATCGGGTCATTAGAGATGGATACAAGGCTGGTAATCTCAAGTCCGCAATGAATTGTAGCTACGTCAAAGACTATGAGTTTGTTGCCATTTTCGATGCTGACTTCCAGCCCAACCCTGATTTCCTCAAACTTACAGTTCCTCATTTTAAGGTCGGTAATCATGAGTTGCTAAAATTTCTAGACTTGGATGGGAATTCGAAAATGCATAAGGAATCTAATACTTATGTTTATCTTTGTAATTCACTCGGAGTAAATTGAATGGAGTCTCGTATTGTGACACAACAGGATAATGAGGAAGTTGGATTGGTCCAGGCAAGGTGGTCCTTTGTGAACAAGGACGAGAACCTGTTAACGAGGTTGCAGAACATTAACTTGGCCTTCCATTTCGAGGTAGAGCAACAAGTGAATGgtattttcattcatttctttGGTTTCAATGGAACGGCGGGTGTGTGGAGGATCAAGGCCTTGGAGGATGCTGGTGGATGGTTGGAGAGGACCACCGTGGAGGACATGGACATTGCTGTCCGTGCTCATCTTAAAGGATGGAAATTCGTTTTC
This genomic window from Carya illinoinensis cultivar Pawnee chromosome 7, C.illinoinensisPawnee_v1, whole genome shotgun sequence contains:
- the LOC122316568 gene encoding probable xyloglucan glycosyltransferase 12, with translation MAPSFDWWAKQSHRGTPVVVKMENPNWSMVELEGPSEDDFLITTESSGSGRVRDKGHRGGKNAKQLTWVLLLKAHRAAGCLTSIASAMLSLAALIRRRVASGRTDDEDDDNEDENENDGGGGCREKENPTVKTRFYFCIKMFLWLSVLLLGLEVVAFYKGWHLGTPHFEFQLQSLWATPLGVKGMFDWIYSRWVLVRVEYLAPPLQFLANACIVLFLIQSVDRLILCLGCLWIRLKKIKPLPKQDDPGKDLESGENNGYFPMVLVQIPMCNEKEVYQQSIAAVCNLEWPKSKLLIQILDDSDDPTTQLMIKEEVRKWQQEGAHIVYRHRVIRDGYKAGNLKSAMNCSYVKDYEFVAIFDADFQPNPDFLKLTVPHFKDNEEVGLVQARWSFVNKDENLLTRLQNINLAFHFEVEQQVNGIFIHFFGFNGTAGVWRIKALEDAGGWLERTTVEDMDIAVRAHLKGWKFVFLNDVECQCELPESYEAYRKQQHRWHSGPMQLFRLCLPDIIRAEINFGKKFNLIFLFFLLRKLILPFYSFTLFCIILPMTMFIPEAELPSWVVCYIPATMSFLNILPAPKSFPFIVPYLLFENTMSVTKFNAMISGLFQLGSAYEWVVTKKSGRSSEGDLVSLVEKEPTHHRGVSVPNLEEMKEEILEQEQKASRKKKHNRLYTKELALAFLLLTASARSLLSAQGIHFYFLLFQGISFLLVGLDLIGEQVQ